A part of Desulfomicrobium baculatum DSM 4028 genomic DNA contains:
- a CDS encoding pseudouridine synthase, translated as MVIISPGFELIAREPGFVVVHKDPGLDFHDCDGRMGLCSLVRDRLQARVFPVHRLDKATSGLLLLARSREWAAALAGLFRERAVQKYYIALSDLTPGKKQGLVQGDMVRSRRGSWKLARSMERPARTRFLSWSVRPGMRLFVLKPMSGRTHQLRVAMKSLGAPILGDSLYHPIVPDWPDRMYLHAHTLRFSLGGQNFAYACPPRSGDMFLEDATQSMLQALGPLEGLAWPAQP; from the coding sequence GTGGTGATCATCTCGCCGGGTTTTGAACTGATCGCGCGCGAGCCCGGATTTGTTGTCGTGCACAAGGATCCGGGCCTCGATTTTCACGACTGCGACGGTCGCATGGGGTTGTGCAGCCTGGTCCGGGATCGGCTGCAAGCCAGGGTCTTTCCGGTCCATCGCCTGGACAAGGCCACCTCGGGGCTGCTGCTTTTGGCCAGGAGCCGGGAGTGGGCCGCGGCGCTGGCCGGATTGTTCCGCGAGCGGGCTGTGCAGAAATACTACATCGCCCTGTCGGATCTCACTCCAGGCAAGAAGCAGGGGCTCGTTCAGGGCGACATGGTCCGTTCGCGGCGGGGCAGCTGGAAGCTGGCGCGGAGCATGGAGCGTCCGGCCAGGACGCGTTTTCTGAGCTGGTCCGTGCGGCCGGGTATGCGCCTTTTTGTCCTGAAGCCCATGAGCGGCCGCACCCATCAGCTGCGCGTGGCCATGAAGAGCCTGGGCGCGCCCATCCTGGGCGACAGCCTTTATCACCCCATTGTCCCGGATTGGCCCGATCGCATGTATCTGCACGCCCACACCCTGCGGTTTTCCCTGGGCGGACAAAATTTTGCCTACGCCTGTCCGCCCAGAAGCGGAGACATGTTTTTGGAAGACGCGACGCAGAGCATGCTGCAGGCTCTGGGGCCACTGGAGGGCCTTGCCTGGCCTGCGCAGCCCTAA
- a CDS encoding tetratricopeptide repeat protein, which translates to MGMTDLVFVATSQDSLFQETRDNLTRLGYSNCARFSSGKAAVEFIKFNPARIIIVDTEVEDLSIAEFVTALREVRQAEYLHILVISSERAEEFVLGVISAGCSGLVLRPYTLPALEKHMIQSGKIEHTPDSDRETVEQAATLIVQGRYEDAIGDLTLVVNQEDEQASRLFFRGCQFLVDKKWSDAIQAFNQSLARNQTFIKAYEGLAQAYLGKNDIDRYRYYLQKAADEYAKLNNFAKVKKIFVEIVKYDINAPNPYNTLGIRLRQEKQYKQAIQAYFQAVQLSPKDENIHYNMAKAYFCDAQPANALECIKLALALSPEHLEALKMYRLLTGVSWEDNSNAPFQPPRGV; encoded by the coding sequence ATGGGAATGACGGATCTCGTTTTCGTGGCCACGAGCCAGGACTCCCTTTTTCAGGAAACCAGAGACAATCTGACCCGGCTCGGATACAGCAACTGCGCGCGCTTTTCCTCGGGCAAGGCGGCGGTGGAGTTCATCAAGTTCAATCCTGCCCGGATCATCATCGTCGACACGGAAGTCGAGGATCTGAGCATCGCCGAGTTTGTCACTGCCCTGCGCGAAGTCAGACAGGCGGAATACCTGCACATTCTGGTCATATCGTCGGAGCGGGCCGAAGAGTTCGTGCTTGGCGTCATCTCCGCCGGGTGCTCCGGGCTGGTTCTGCGCCCCTACACCCTGCCGGCCCTGGAAAAGCACATGATCCAGTCCGGAAAGATTGAACACACACCGGACAGCGACCGCGAAACCGTGGAGCAGGCCGCGACGTTGATCGTTCAGGGCCGCTATGAAGACGCCATCGGCGACCTGACCCTCGTCGTCAACCAGGAGGACGAGCAGGCCAGCCGTCTTTTCTTCCGGGGCTGCCAGTTTCTGGTGGACAAAAAATGGTCCGACGCCATCCAGGCCTTCAACCAGTCCCTGGCCCGCAACCAGACCTTCATCAAGGCTTACGAAGGGCTGGCCCAAGCCTATCTGGGAAAAAACGACATCGACCGCTACCGCTACTATCTGCAAAAAGCCGCCGATGAATACGCAAAGCTCAACAATTTTGCCAAGGTCAAAAAAATATTCGTCGAAATCGTCAAATACGACATCAACGCGCCCAATCCATACAACACACTGGGCATCCGGCTGCGCCAGGAAAAACAGTACAAGCAGGCCATCCAGGCTTATTTCCAGGCCGTTCAGCTTAGCCCCAAGGATGAAAACATTCACTACAACATGGCAAAGGCCTATTTTTGCGATGCGCAGCCGGCAAACGCCCTGGAATGCATCAAGCTCGCGTTGGCCCTGTCTCCGGAACATCTCGAAGCGCTCAAAATGTACCGCCTGCTGACCGGAGTGTCCTGGGAAGACAATTCAAACGCCCCGTTTCAACCTCCGCGAGGGGTGTGA